A section of the Leminorella richardii genome encodes:
- a CDS encoding amidohydrolase: MSTVDLNQLVAWRRELHRFPEIGWSEFTTTARLIKELRAMGLEVFAGPKVINREFVRGRKADVVEKGLALAKERGVDESLLAEMEELTGCMAVFDSGKPGPTVALRFDIDCVNVQECATAEHIPNKDDFASKSAGLMHACGHDGHMSIGLGIAKWLVENGSGLSGKVKLLFQPAEEGVRGASAMAASGIVDDADYFLGMHLGFIAKTGEIVVNPNNFLCTTKFDFRFYGAPAHAGAEPHLGRNALAGACHAATQMLGISRHGKGMSRINVGVIKAGEGRNVVPAYGELQVEVRGEDESINTFMSEQVQRMAEGAAHSFELRLESEVMGEAVDLVNDKELVDLLTGVVKQHAELTVVPERSFGGSEDATILAKRVQRNGGKSIYFIVGADLTAGHHQAGFDFDEKQLKTAADLFIGCLQKLMVK; this comes from the coding sequence ATGTCGACAGTTGATTTAAACCAGTTAGTAGCGTGGCGGAGAGAGCTTCACCGCTTTCCTGAAATCGGTTGGTCTGAGTTCACCACCACTGCTCGTTTAATTAAAGAGCTTCGCGCAATGGGGCTGGAAGTGTTCGCTGGCCCGAAAGTCATCAATCGCGAGTTTGTGCGCGGCCGTAAGGCTGACGTCGTAGAGAAAGGACTGGCGCTGGCGAAAGAGCGCGGCGTAGACGAATCACTGCTGGCTGAAATGGAAGAGCTGACAGGCTGTATGGCTGTGTTCGACAGCGGCAAGCCGGGCCCAACAGTTGCTCTGCGTTTTGACATTGACTGTGTAAACGTGCAGGAATGCGCGACAGCTGAACATATTCCGAATAAAGACGATTTTGCCTCTAAGAGCGCGGGCCTGATGCACGCATGTGGCCATGACGGTCACATGTCCATCGGTCTGGGTATCGCCAAGTGGCTGGTAGAAAACGGCAGCGGCCTGTCAGGCAAAGTTAAGCTGCTGTTCCAACCGGCAGAAGAGGGTGTTCGCGGCGCGAGCGCTATGGCAGCTAGCGGTATTGTTGACGATGCTGACTATTTCCTCGGTATGCACTTGGGCTTTATCGCCAAGACCGGTGAGATCGTGGTAAATCCTAACAACTTCCTGTGCACCACCAAGTTTGACTTCCGCTTCTACGGCGCACCGGCTCACGCTGGCGCAGAACCACACTTGGGCCGTAACGCTCTGGCGGGTGCCTGTCATGCAGCGACGCAAATGCTGGGCATTTCCCGTCACGGTAAGGGCATGTCACGTATCAACGTCGGCGTTATCAAGGCGGGCGAAGGTCGTAACGTTGTTCCAGCCTACGGCGAGCTTCAGGTTGAAGTCCGTGGTGAAGATGAATCCATCAACACCTTTATGTCTGAGCAGGTACAGCGCATGGCTGAAGGCGCGGCTCACAGCTTTGAGCTGCGTCTGGAAAGCGAAGTGATGGGCGAAGCTGTCGATCTGGTTAACGACAAAGAGCTGGTTGATCTGCTGACCGGTGTTGTTAAACAGCACGCTGAACTGACTGTCGTACCTGAGCGTTCATTTGGCGGTAGTGAAGATGCGACAATTCTGGCCAAGCGCGTACAGCGCAACGGCGGTAAGTCCATTTACTTCATCGTCGGTGCCGATCTGACAGCTGGTCACCACCAGGCTGGCTTTGACTTTGACGAGAAGCAGCTGAAGACCGCTGCGGATCTGTTCATTGGCTGCCTGCAAAAGCTGATGGTCAAATAA
- a CDS encoding YciK family oxidoreductase produces MHYQASRDLLNGKIVMVTGASDGIGKEAALTYARHGAKLILLGRSESKLKQVQQTIAAEGGKPATVFPYDLLTAQPKHYAMLQEELMKEVDRLDGLLHSAGLLGEIAPVIEQDAETWQQVMQVNVNAGFMLTQVLLPLLLKSPRASLIFTSSSVGRKGRRGWGAYSVSKFATEGLMQVLADEYQETSLRVNCINPGGTRTAMRAHAFPEEDPNLLKTPADIMPTYLYLMGDDSLHENGTSLDAQPGRVPGPSK; encoded by the coding sequence ATGCACTACCAGGCATCGCGCGATTTGCTCAATGGGAAGATTGTCATGGTTACCGGCGCCAGCGACGGTATTGGCAAAGAGGCCGCCCTCACCTATGCCAGACACGGCGCTAAGCTTATTCTACTTGGCCGTAGCGAAAGCAAGCTCAAGCAGGTTCAGCAAACTATTGCTGCCGAAGGTGGGAAGCCCGCCACTGTGTTTCCTTACGATCTATTAACCGCACAGCCTAAGCACTACGCCATGCTGCAGGAAGAGCTGATGAAAGAAGTTGATCGCCTGGACGGTCTGCTTCACAGTGCAGGACTGCTTGGAGAGATCGCTCCCGTTATCGAGCAGGATGCAGAAACGTGGCAGCAGGTTATGCAGGTTAACGTGAATGCGGGATTTATGCTGACACAGGTTCTACTTCCTCTGCTGCTGAAGTCACCCCGCGCATCGTTAATCTTTACTTCGTCCAGCGTAGGTCGTAAAGGCCGACGCGGATGGGGTGCCTATTCGGTGTCTAAATTTGCTACCGAAGGACTTATGCAGGTACTGGCTGACGAATATCAGGAGACTTCCCTGCGGGTTAACTGTATCAATCCGGGAGGCACACGCACAGCAATGCGAGCCCACGCGTTTCCCGAGGAAGATCCAAATCTGTTAAAAACGCCTGCTGACATTATGCCCACCTACTTATATCTGATGGGTGACGACAGTCTGCACGAAAACGGCACCAGTCTCGACGCACAGCCGGGAAGAGTACCCGGGCCGTCAAAGTAG
- the sohB gene encoding protease SohB codes for MEWISQYGLFLAKIATFVVIIAAAALFIFSMAQRKGERRGELILTDLGEQYRLMKEDMQISRLPEAEQKQWNKEQKKKDKAEAKRAKLAAKSGEQSAKKPCLYVLEFKGSMDAHEVEALREEITAVLAAAGPEDEVLLKLESPGGVVHGYGLAASQLDRLRKAGIRLTVAVDKVAASGGYMMACVADRIVAAPFAIIGSIGVVAQIPNFHRLLKKNAIDVELHTAGEFKRTLTLLGENTEAGREKFREELNETHQLFKDFVREQRPSLDIDAVATGEHWFGVQAKEKGLIDEIGTSDDLLIAQLSQRDAIGVRYAQRKRMIDRLTGSVAESSDRLLLRWWQRGQKPML; via the coding sequence GTGGAGTGGATATCTCAATATGGTTTGTTTTTGGCGAAAATCGCGACGTTTGTCGTCATTATTGCCGCAGCTGCGCTATTTATTTTTAGTATGGCCCAGCGTAAGGGAGAACGCAGAGGGGAGCTTATTCTGACGGATTTAGGCGAGCAGTATCGCCTGATGAAAGAGGATATGCAGATTTCTCGCCTGCCAGAGGCAGAGCAAAAGCAGTGGAACAAAGAGCAGAAGAAAAAGGACAAAGCCGAGGCTAAACGCGCCAAGCTGGCAGCGAAAAGCGGTGAGCAAAGCGCTAAAAAGCCCTGTCTGTACGTGCTTGAGTTTAAAGGCAGCATGGATGCACATGAGGTTGAAGCGCTGCGTGAAGAGATTACGGCAGTGTTGGCTGCCGCAGGGCCGGAAGATGAAGTATTGCTCAAGCTGGAAAGCCCTGGTGGTGTGGTTCACGGCTACGGGCTAGCCGCATCCCAGTTGGATAGGCTGCGTAAAGCGGGTATTCGTCTGACCGTTGCGGTGGATAAAGTCGCCGCCAGTGGAGGCTATATGATGGCCTGTGTCGCCGACCGTATTGTCGCGGCGCCGTTTGCTATTATTGGATCAATTGGCGTTGTAGCACAGATCCCAAACTTCCACCGCCTGTTGAAAAAGAACGCTATCGACGTAGAGCTGCATACTGCAGGGGAATTTAAGCGGACGCTAACGCTGCTGGGTGAAAATACAGAGGCTGGCCGCGAGAAGTTTCGTGAAGAGCTAAATGAAACCCACCAGTTGTTTAAGGATTTTGTCCGCGAGCAGCGCCCCTCTTTGGATATTGACGCGGTAGCGACCGGTGAGCACTGGTTTGGCGTTCAGGCAAAAGAGAAAGGTCTGATTGATGAAATCGGCACCAGTGACGACCTGCTTATTGCTCAGTTGAGTCAGCGCGATGCAATTGGCGTACGCTACGCCCAGCGTAAGCGTATGATCGATCGCCTGACGGGCAGCGTCGCGGAGAGCAGCGATCGCCTTCTGCTGCGCTGGTGGCAGCGCGGTCAAAAGCCGATGCTCTGA
- a CDS encoding YciN family protein, with product MKNETTPISREALLEEANRIIRSHEDFIHGMEATDVEQKGNVLVFRGEFFMDQDGLPTAKTTAVFNMFKHLAHVLSEKYHLV from the coding sequence ATGAAAAACGAAACTACCCCTATCTCTCGCGAAGCACTATTAGAAGAGGCAAACCGCATTATTCGCAGCCATGAAGATTTTATTCACGGTATGGAGGCGACGGACGTAGAGCAGAAAGGAAACGTTTTAGTGTTTCGTGGGGAGTTCTTTATGGACCAAGACGGTTTGCCAACGGCAAAAACAACCGCTGTATTTAATATGTTTAAACATTTAGCTCACGTACTTTCTGAAAAATACCATCTGGTGTGA
- the topA gene encoding type I DNA topoisomerase: MGKSLVIVESPAKAKTINKYLGNDYVVKSSVGHIRDLPTSGSGTKSSPAAKGAAKVKKDAQQALVNRMGVDPYHDWAANYEILPGKEKVVAELKALAEKADTIYLATDLDREGEAIAWHLREVIGGSDDRYRRVVFNEITKNAIQEAFKEPGELNIDRVNAQQARRFMDRVVGYMVSPLLWKKIARGLSAGRVQSVAVRLVVEREREIKAFVPEEYWELHADLDHGSDAPLQMQVTHHKDSAFKPVNQQETQAALALLEKASYDVLEREDKPTTSKPSAPFITSTLQQAASTRLGFGVKKTMMMAQRLYEAGHITYMRTDSTNLSQDALKMVRGYIGESFGDKYLPAQPNVYSSKENSQEAHEAIRPSDVNVLAESLKDMESDAQRLYQLIWRQFVSCQMTPAKYDSTTLTVKAGDFLLKAKGRTLRFDGWTRVLPALRKNDEDKTLPVIEVGTKLNLLQLLPSQHFTKPPARFSEASLVKELEKRGIGRPSTYASIISTIQDRGYVHTENRRFYAEKMGEIVTDRLEENFRDLMDYDFTARMEDNLDSVATNKANWKGVLNSFFSEFSQQLETAEREPEEGGMRPNQVVLTSIDCPTCGRKMGIRTASTGVFLGCSGYALSPKERCKQTINLIPESEVLNVLEGDDAETNALRARRRCQKCGTAMDSYLIDPSRKLHVCGNNPACDGYEIEEGEFRIKGYDGPVIECDKCGSEMHLKMGRFGKYMGCTNPDCKNTRKILRNGDIAPPKEDPVPLPELPCEKSDAYFVLRDGAAGVFLAANTFPKSRETRAPMVAELQRFKDRLPEKLRYLADAPAADPEGNPSMVRFSRKTKQQYISSEKAGKATGWSLFYTDGQWREAKK; encoded by the coding sequence ATGGGTAAATCGCTCGTTATTGTGGAATCCCCGGCTAAGGCCAAAACGATTAATAAATACTTAGGCAACGACTACGTGGTGAAATCCAGCGTTGGTCACATCCGGGATTTGCCTACGAGCGGTTCAGGAACGAAGAGTAGCCCTGCTGCAAAAGGTGCTGCCAAGGTTAAGAAAGATGCCCAACAGGCGCTGGTTAACCGTATGGGTGTCGATCCGTACCACGACTGGGCCGCTAACTATGAAATTCTCCCTGGTAAGGAGAAAGTGGTCGCCGAGCTTAAGGCGCTGGCAGAAAAGGCCGACACTATCTATCTCGCAACCGACCTTGACCGCGAAGGAGAAGCCATTGCCTGGCACCTGCGGGAAGTGATCGGCGGCAGCGACGACCGCTATCGTCGCGTTGTATTTAACGAAATTACCAAGAATGCTATTCAAGAGGCGTTTAAAGAGCCGGGCGAGCTGAATATCGATCGCGTTAACGCTCAGCAGGCGCGTCGCTTTATGGACCGTGTCGTTGGCTACATGGTCTCTCCACTGCTGTGGAAAAAAATAGCCAGAGGGCTTTCAGCCGGCCGCGTGCAGTCTGTTGCTGTTCGCCTCGTGGTTGAGCGCGAGCGGGAAATCAAAGCCTTTGTGCCAGAAGAGTACTGGGAGCTGCACGCCGATCTCGATCACGGCAGCGATGCGCCGCTGCAAATGCAGGTGACGCACCATAAAGACAGCGCCTTTAAGCCCGTTAACCAGCAAGAGACGCAGGCCGCGCTGGCGCTGCTGGAAAAGGCCAGTTACGACGTTTTAGAGCGTGAAGACAAGCCAACCACCAGTAAGCCTTCCGCGCCTTTCATTACCTCTACGCTGCAACAGGCTGCCAGCACACGGCTCGGCTTTGGCGTTAAGAAAACCATGATGATGGCGCAGCGGCTGTATGAAGCTGGCCATATTACCTATATGCGTACCGACTCAACTAACCTGAGTCAGGATGCGTTGAAGATGGTAAGAGGCTACATTGGCGAGAGTTTTGGTGATAAATACCTTCCCGCACAGCCGAATGTTTACAGCAGCAAAGAAAACTCTCAGGAAGCGCACGAAGCGATTCGTCCTTCTGATGTCAACGTGCTTGCTGAATCCCTGAAGGATATGGAATCAGACGCACAGCGCCTGTATCAGCTGATTTGGCGTCAGTTCGTTTCATGCCAGATGACTCCGGCGAAATACGACTCCACGACGCTGACAGTAAAAGCAGGCGATTTTCTGCTTAAGGCGAAAGGGCGCACGCTGCGCTTTGACGGTTGGACGCGTGTGCTGCCTGCACTGCGTAAGAATGATGAAGACAAAACGCTGCCGGTTATCGAGGTTGGTACCAAGCTGAACCTGCTGCAACTGCTGCCTAGCCAGCACTTTACCAAGCCGCCTGCGCGCTTTAGCGAAGCCTCACTGGTTAAAGAGCTGGAAAAGCGAGGGATTGGCCGACCTTCAACCTATGCCTCTATCATCTCCACGATTCAGGATCGTGGCTATGTGCATACGGAAAATCGCCGTTTTTATGCCGAAAAAATGGGCGAAATCGTTACCGACCGTCTGGAAGAAAACTTCCGCGATCTGATGGACTACGACTTCACCGCGAGAATGGAAGACAATCTGGACAGCGTGGCGACCAATAAGGCCAACTGGAAGGGCGTGCTTAACAGCTTTTTCTCTGAATTCAGTCAGCAGCTTGAAACGGCAGAGCGGGAGCCGGAAGAAGGCGGGATGCGGCCTAATCAGGTTGTATTGACCTCTATCGACTGTCCGACCTGTGGGCGTAAAATGGGCATCCGAACCGCCAGTACCGGCGTTTTCCTTGGCTGTTCCGGCTATGCGCTGTCGCCTAAAGAGCGCTGCAAACAGACAATCAATCTTATCCCTGAGTCCGAAGTGCTTAATGTGCTGGAAGGGGATGATGCGGAAACCAACGCGCTGCGCGCCCGTCGCCGCTGTCAGAAGTGCGGTACCGCGATGGACAGCTACCTTATCGATCCAAGCCGTAAGCTGCACGTTTGTGGTAATAACCCAGCCTGTGACGGTTATGAGATCGAAGAGGGCGAGTTCCGCATTAAGGGATATGATGGCCCGGTTATCGAGTGCGATAAGTGCGGCTCTGAAATGCACCTGAAAATGGGGCGTTTTGGTAAGTACATGGGCTGTACGAATCCAGACTGTAAAAATACGCGTAAGATTTTGCGCAATGGCGATATCGCGCCACCGAAGGAAGATCCGGTTCCGCTACCAGAGCTGCCCTGTGAAAAATCCGACGCTTACTTTGTGCTGCGCGACGGTGCTGCTGGGGTTTTCCTCGCCGCCAATACTTTCCCTAAATCAAGGGAAACGCGAGCACCGATGGTAGCCGAGCTACAGCGATTTAAGGATCGCCTGCCGGAGAAACTGCGCTATCTGGCTGACGCGCCAGCGGCTGACCCTGAAGGCAACCCGTCTATGGTGCGCTTTAGCCGTAAAACTAAGCAGCAGTACATCTCATCAGAGAAGGCTGGCAAGGCAACCGGATGGTCACTGTTTTATACTGACGGGCAGTGGCGCGAAGCGAAAAAGTAA
- the cysB gene encoding HTH-type transcriptional regulator CysB, whose translation MKLQQLRYIVEVVNHNLNVSSTAERLYTSQPGISKQVRMLEDELGIQIFTRSGKHLTEVTPAGQEVVRIAREVLSKVDAIKSVAGEHTYPDRGSLYVATTHTQARYALPKAIKAFIDRYPKVSLHMHQGSPTQIAEAVSKGNADFAIATEALHLYEDLIMLPCYHWNRAIVVKDDHPLASKGHVSIEELASYPLVTYTFGFTGRSELDIAFNRAGLTPKIVFTATDADVIKTYVRLGLGVGVLANMAVDALEDPDLVALDASHIFAPSTTKIGFRRTTFLRSYMYSFIEGFAPHLTRDVVDKAVSLRSPEEIEALFRDVELPVK comes from the coding sequence ATGAAACTGCAGCAGCTTCGCTATATCGTTGAAGTGGTTAACCATAACCTGAATGTCTCTTCTACAGCAGAGCGCCTTTATACTTCCCAGCCGGGGATCAGTAAGCAGGTCAGAATGCTGGAAGATGAGTTAGGCATTCAGATTTTTACCCGCAGCGGTAAGCACCTGACAGAGGTGACACCGGCAGGGCAGGAAGTCGTGCGCATAGCGCGTGAAGTCCTGTCTAAAGTTGACGCGATCAAGTCGGTTGCCGGTGAGCATACTTATCCCGATCGCGGCTCGCTGTACGTGGCGACAACGCATACACAGGCGCGCTATGCGCTGCCTAAGGCCATTAAGGCTTTTATCGATCGCTATCCTAAAGTGTCTTTGCATATGCATCAGGGATCGCCAACGCAAATCGCTGAGGCCGTATCAAAAGGCAACGCTGACTTTGCTATTGCGACCGAAGCACTTCATCTCTACGAAGACTTGATCATGCTTCCTTGCTATCACTGGAACCGAGCTATCGTGGTGAAAGACGATCACCCGCTGGCGTCAAAAGGGCACGTTTCCATTGAAGAATTGGCATCGTATCCACTGGTGACCTATACCTTTGGCTTTACCGGCCGTTCTGAGCTGGATATCGCCTTTAACCGTGCTGGCCTCACGCCGAAGATCGTCTTTACCGCAACCGATGCAGACGTGATTAAAACCTACGTTCGACTGGGCTTAGGAGTGGGCGTTCTGGCGAATATGGCGGTTGATGCGCTTGAGGATCCGGATCTGGTGGCGCTTGATGCCAGCCACATCTTTGCACCCAGCACGACAAAAATCGGCTTTCGCCGCACGACCTTTCTGCGCAGCTACATGTACAGCTTTATTGAAGGATTCGCACCCCATTTGACTCGAGACGTTGTGGACAAGGCTGTTTCGCTAAGATCGCCGGAAGAGATTGAGGCGCTGTTTAGAGACGTTGAGCTGCCGGTGAAGTAG
- the ribA gene encoding GTP cyclohydrolase II — translation MQLKKVAEAKLPTPWGDFLMVGFEELATGHDHVALVFGDISDNKPVLARIHSECLTGDALFSLRCDCGFQLEAAMQHIAEEGRGILLYHRQEGRNIGLLNKIRAYALQDLGADTVEANHQLGFAADERDFTLCADMFKLLDVDSVRLLTNNPKKVEILTQAGINIVERVPLLVGRNPKNEKYLDTKAAKMGHLLSK, via the coding sequence ATGCAGTTAAAAAAAGTGGCTGAAGCCAAACTACCGACCCCTTGGGGAGACTTTCTGATGGTCGGGTTTGAAGAGCTTGCCACCGGGCATGACCACGTAGCGCTGGTGTTTGGTGATATCAGCGACAATAAGCCCGTGCTGGCGCGCATTCACTCTGAATGCCTAACGGGGGATGCCCTGTTTAGCCTGCGCTGTGACTGTGGGTTTCAACTGGAAGCCGCCATGCAGCATATTGCGGAAGAGGGGCGAGGTATTTTGCTGTATCACCGCCAAGAAGGCCGCAATATTGGACTATTGAATAAAATCCGCGCCTATGCGCTTCAAGATCTCGGCGCTGATACTGTGGAAGCCAACCACCAGCTGGGCTTTGCGGCAGACGAGCGCGACTTTACGCTGTGTGCGGATATGTTCAAGCTGCTGGACGTAGACTCTGTCAGGCTGTTGACCAACAATCCGAAAAAAGTAGAAATTCTGACACAGGCGGGTATCAACATCGTTGAACGCGTTCCGCTTCTGGTAGGACGTAATCCGAAAAACGAAAAGTATCTTGATACTAAAGCGGCGAAAATGGGTCACCTGTTGTCCAAGTAA
- the pgpB gene encoding phosphatidylglycerophosphatase B: MLSCLTARLAAGVLLLLIVPLAVLVTGWQWSPGGAEAFLLPMFWLTETASSPWGAITSVILAIWFIGRLSLSWRRAIAMTALLAVTIVGGQAIKSAVKETVQEPRPYVLWMANQYPIDAREFYAQSRKDRVKVIKQHLSEEPEVPRWLSKHWQRETGYAFPSGHTLFTATWALLGVGLLLPRRRYLSVAVLTAWAIAVEGSRLMLGMHWPLDLITSILLGGILAFGACWLAEKKILLSTQAHE; the protein is encoded by the coding sequence ATGCTGAGCTGCTTAACTGCTCGTCTCGCTGCTGGCGTTTTACTGTTGTTGATTGTCCCGTTGGCTGTCTTGGTCACAGGATGGCAGTGGAGCCCGGGAGGAGCCGAAGCGTTCCTTTTGCCCATGTTTTGGCTGACAGAAACGGCAAGTTCTCCATGGGGAGCAATAACCAGTGTTATTCTGGCTATCTGGTTTATCGGTAGGCTTTCTCTATCCTGGCGTCGAGCTATAGCGATGACAGCTCTGCTGGCGGTAACTATCGTTGGCGGGCAGGCGATAAAATCAGCCGTTAAAGAAACTGTGCAGGAACCCAGACCTTATGTGCTCTGGATGGCAAATCAATACCCGATTGACGCTCGCGAGTTCTATGCCCAAAGCAGAAAAGATCGCGTGAAAGTGATTAAACAGCATCTGAGTGAAGAGCCAGAAGTGCCTCGGTGGCTGTCGAAGCACTGGCAGCGGGAAACCGGATATGCGTTTCCCTCTGGGCACACGCTGTTTACCGCGACCTGGGCTTTACTGGGCGTTGGTCTACTGCTGCCACGCCGGCGCTACCTGAGCGTCGCCGTGTTAACCGCTTGGGCTATTGCTGTGGAGGGAAGTCGCCTGATGTTGGGTATGCACTGGCCGCTAGACTTGATAACGTCTATCTTGCTGGGTGGCATTCTGGCCTTTGGCGCCTGCTGGCTGGCTGAGAAAAAAATTCTCTTATCAACTCAGGCTCACGAGTGA
- a CDS encoding LapA family protein has product MKYLLIGLIAVVILVISVTLGAHNEQVVTFNFLIAKGDYALSTLLAVLFGSGFVLGWLVTGIFYLRLRLRLGRSMRQIKRLQNEDAASTAIVPVAPQTSDKE; this is encoded by the coding sequence GTGAAATATTTACTGATTGGATTAATTGCCGTCGTTATTTTGGTTATCTCTGTAACCTTAGGCGCCCATAATGAGCAGGTCGTAACGTTCAACTTCCTGATTGCGAAGGGCGACTATGCGTTGTCTACGCTATTGGCTGTGCTGTTTGGCAGTGGCTTTGTCTTGGGGTGGCTGGTAACGGGGATTTTCTACCTGCGTTTACGCCTGCGCCTTGGGCGCTCAATGCGTCAAATCAAACGACTCCAAAATGAGGACGCCGCGTCTACCGCGATAGTTCCCGTTGCGCCGCAGACGTCCGATAAGGAATAG
- the lapB gene encoding lipopolysaccharide assembly protein LapB, with the protein MLELLFLLLPVAAAYGWYMGRRGIQQERQQEANKLSRGYVDGVNFLLSNQQDKAVDLFVDMLKEDSGAFEAHLTLGNLFRSRGEVDRAIRIHQSLIESASLSFEQRLLATQQLGWDYMAAGLYDRAEHMFAQLVDEEDFRLPALKQLLAIYQTTSDWQQAIDMAEKLVKAGKDAYRIEIAHFYCELALQAMGSDDLDKAMGLLKKAAAADKNCARVSIMSGRIWIARGDDAKAIAELERVIEQDKDFVSETLPMLHECYQRLDKPELWTSYLKRCVAEKTGSAAELMLADMLELREGRDAAQAYINHQLQAHPTMRGFYRLMNYQLAEAEEGRAKESLMVLQDMVAEQIRTRPRYSCEKCGLTANSLYWHCPSCKAWSTVKPIRGLDGQ; encoded by the coding sequence ATGCTTGAACTGCTGTTTTTGTTACTGCCCGTGGCCGCCGCCTATGGTTGGTATATGGGGCGACGGGGCATACAGCAGGAGCGCCAACAGGAAGCGAATAAGCTGTCCCGTGGTTACGTGGACGGCGTAAACTTTTTACTTTCCAATCAGCAAGACAAAGCCGTCGATCTGTTCGTCGATATGCTAAAAGAGGACAGTGGCGCCTTTGAAGCTCACCTTACACTGGGTAACCTGTTTCGCTCTCGCGGCGAGGTTGACCGGGCAATTCGAATTCACCAATCTCTAATTGAAAGCGCCTCTCTGTCATTTGAACAGCGGCTTCTGGCTACTCAGCAGCTTGGCTGGGACTATATGGCCGCCGGGCTGTATGACCGGGCGGAGCATATGTTCGCTCAACTGGTCGATGAAGAAGATTTCCGCCTACCGGCCTTAAAGCAGCTGTTGGCCATCTATCAAACAACCAGTGACTGGCAGCAGGCCATCGACATGGCAGAGAAGCTGGTTAAGGCCGGCAAAGACGCTTACCGTATTGAAATTGCCCATTTTTACTGCGAACTGGCTTTACAGGCCATGGGCTCGGACGATTTGGATAAAGCGATGGGGCTGTTGAAAAAGGCCGCTGCCGCAGATAAAAACTGCGCCCGAGTGTCGATTATGTCCGGACGTATCTGGATTGCCCGTGGAGATGATGCCAAAGCGATTGCTGAACTGGAAAGAGTCATCGAACAGGATAAAGATTTTGTCAGTGAAACGCTGCCGATGCTGCACGAGTGCTATCAGCGCCTTGATAAGCCAGAGCTTTGGACGTCTTACCTGAAGCGCTGTGTGGCAGAAAAAACCGGCTCGGCCGCAGAGCTGATGCTGGCGGACATGCTAGAGCTTCGTGAAGGGCGGGATGCTGCACAGGCCTATATTAACCACCAGCTTCAGGCTCACCCCACGATGCGCGGCTTTTATCGCCTAATGAACTATCAACTGGCGGAAGCCGAAGAAGGGCGAGCTAAAGAAAGCCTGATGGTGCTGCAAGATATGGTTGCCGAACAGATCCGTACTCGCCCGCGCTACAGCTGTGAAAAATGTGGATTAACGGCTAACTCCCTTTATTGGCACTGCCCGTCGTGCAAAGCCTGGTCGACGGTTAAGCCGATACGCGGTTTGGACGGTCAGTAG
- the pyrF gene encoding orotidine-5'-phosphate decarboxylase yields MSISTSPVIVALDFDNQRDALALADKIDPADCRVKIGKEMFSLCGPELVRALQLRGFDVFLDLKFHDIPNTVAKSVAAAAELGVWMVDVHASGGARMLEAAKTALLPYGSDAPALIAVTVLTSMEESELRDIGIQGTLQDHAERLARLAKNNGLDGVVCSAHEATHLRSLFGADFQLVTPGIRPVGSALGDQRRVMTPPQAMDAGVSYMVIGRPITQAAEPAAALRDILSSLRPA; encoded by the coding sequence ATGTCGATATCGACTTCCCCCGTTATTGTGGCGCTGGACTTTGACAATCAGCGCGATGCGCTGGCGCTGGCTGATAAGATTGATCCTGCCGATTGTCGCGTGAAAATCGGTAAAGAGATGTTTTCTCTCTGCGGTCCAGAGCTGGTTCGCGCGCTTCAGCTGCGTGGGTTTGACGTTTTCCTGGATTTAAAATTTCATGATATTCCCAATACCGTGGCTAAAAGCGTTGCGGCAGCGGCTGAGCTGGGGGTATGGATGGTTGACGTTCACGCCAGCGGCGGGGCGAGAATGCTGGAAGCCGCGAAAACTGCGCTGCTGCCGTACGGTAGCGACGCTCCGGCGCTGATTGCTGTCACCGTATTAACCAGTATGGAAGAGAGTGAGTTAAGAGATATCGGCATTCAGGGGACGTTACAGGATCACGCTGAGCGATTGGCGCGTCTGGCTAAGAACAACGGCCTTGATGGGGTAGTATGCTCCGCCCACGAGGCGACGCATCTGCGCTCACTGTTTGGTGCCGACTTTCAGCTAGTCACGCCGGGCATTCGCCCTGTGGGCAGCGCCCTTGGCGATCAGCGCCGAGTAATGACGCCACCACAGGCCATGGACGCGGGCGTGAGCTATATGGTGATTGGTCGGCCCATCACACAGGCGGCCGAGCCTGCTGCTGCACTGCGCGATATTTTATCCAGCCTGAGGCCTGCATGA